The Vicia villosa cultivar HV-30 ecotype Madison, WI unplaced genomic scaffold, Vvil1.0 ctg.000441F_1_1, whole genome shotgun sequence genome includes a window with the following:
- the LOC131628273 gene encoding homeobox-leucine zipper protein HDG11-like: MEYHSGGSGSPGDHHHHHHDGSSESQRRKKRYHRHTANQIQRLESMFKDCPHPDEKQRLQLSRELALAPRQIKFWFQNRRTQMKAQHERGENCSLRAENDKIRCENIAIREALKNVICPSCGGPPINDECYFDEQKLRIENAQLKEELDRVSSIAAKYIGRPISQLPPVSPMHMSSLDLSMGNFGGQGMVGGPSLDLDLLPGSSSNMPMVPYQPACLSDLEKSHMSDLATSAMGELVRLLQTDDPLWMKSNTDGKDVLNLDAYAMMFDKTGNRLKNPNIRIEASRDSGVVIMNSLTLVEMFMDPNKWMELFPTIVTMAKTIENIVPGMMGGYSGSLQVMYEELQVLSPFVPIREFYFLRHCQQIEQGLWAIVDVSYDFPNDNQFGSQFRCHRLPSGCFIQDMPNGYSKVTWVEHVEIEDKNAVHRLYRNVIHSGVAFGAERWLTTLQRMCERLACLMVSANSTRDLGGVIPSPEGKRSMMKLAQRMVTNFCASISASASHRWTTLSAVNEIGVRVTVRKSTDPGQPNGIVLSAATTIWLPLPPQHVFNFFKDERKRSQWDVLSNGNAVQEVAHIANGSHPGNCISVLRAFNTSQNNMLILQESCVDSSGSLVVYCPVDLPAINIAMSGEDPSYIPLLPSGFTITSDGNQSDNSTINNNNSNNGNNNGDGASTSTVTNIGNNSGGSLITVAFQIMVSSLPSAKLNMESVATVNGLISETVQHIKAALNCPSS; the protein is encoded by the exons ATGGAGTATCATAGTGGAGGAAGTGGGTCCCctggtgatcatcatcatcatcaccatgatGGTTCTTCTGAATCTCAGAGGAGGAAGAAACGTTACCACCGTCACACTGCTAATCAGATTCAAAGGCTTGAATC gatGTTCAAGGATTGTCCACATCCTGATGAAAAACAAAGGCTGCAGTTAAGCAGAGAATTAGCCTTGGCTCCTAGACAGATCAAGTTTTGGTTTCAGAACAGAAGGACTCAGATGaag GCACAACATGAAAGAGGTGAAAATTGTTCACTAAGGGCAGAGAATGATAAAATAAGATGTGAGAATATAGCTATAAGGGAAGCCCTTAAAAATGTCATCTGCCCCTCCTGTGGTGGTCCTCCAAtcaatgatgaatgttactttgATGAACAAAAGTTGAGAATTGAAAATGCTCAACTCAAAGAGGAG CTTGATAGAGTATCTAGCATTGCTGCAAAGTACATTGGAAGACCAATTTCACAGCTTCCACCAGTTTCACCAATGCACATGTCATCATTGGATTTATCAATGGGAAATTTTGGTGGACAAGGAATGGTTGGAGGACCTTCACTTGATCTTGATCTTCTACCAGGAAGTTCATCAAACATGCCAATGGTTCCTTACCAACCTGCTTGTCTTTCTGATCTCGAAAAGTCGCACATGTCTGACCTTGCTACAAGTGCCATGGGGGAACTGGTTAGGCTTTTGCAGACTGATGATCCTCTGTGGATGAAATCTAACACTGATGGAAAAGATGTTCTTAACCTTGATGCCTATGCTATGATGTTCGATAAGACTGGTAATCGGTTGAAGAATCCGAATATTCGGATTGAAGCTTCTAGGGATTCTGGTGTTGTTATCATGAATAGTTTAACTCTGGTGGAAATGTTTATGGATCCG AACAAATGGATGGAGCTATTTCCTACTATTGTGACAATGGCGAAGACAATCGAAAACATTGTTCCTGGAATGATGGGTGGATATAGTGGTTCTTTGCAAGTG atgtATGAAGAGTTGCAAGTGCTTTCACCATTTGTTCCTATTAGAGAATTCTACTTTCTGCGTCACTGTCAACAAATTGAGCAAGGTTTATGGGCTATAGTTGATGTTTCATATGATTTTCCTAATGACAACCAATTTGGTTCACAATTTCGATGCCATCGTCTTCCGTCCGGTTGCTTCATTCAAGACATGCCTAATGGATATTCCAAG gtTACTTGGGTTGAACATGTTGAGATTGAAGATAAAAATGCAGTTCATAGGCTTTATAGAAATGTTATCCATAGTGGTGTTGCATTTGGTGCTGAAAGATGGCTCACCACTCTTCAAAGAATGTGTGAAAGGCTTGCTTGTCTCATGGTGTCTGCCAATTCTACCCGCGATCTCGGAGGAG TGATTCCATCACCTGAGGGAAAAAGGAGCATGATGAAACTGGCACAAAGGATGGTAACAAATTTCTGTGCAAGTATAAGTGCATCAGCAAGTCACAGATGGACCACACTTTCAGCTGTGAATGAGATTGGAGTCAGAGTTACTGTTAGAAAGAGTACAGATCCTGGTCAGCCTAATGGTATTGTGCTAAGTGCAGCTACTACCATTTGGTTACCTCTTCCTCCACAACATGTTTTCAATTTCTTCAAagatgaaaggaaaagatctcag TGGGATGTTCTTTCCAATGGTAATGCTGTTCAAGAAGTTGCTCATATAGCAAATGGTTCACACCCCGGTAACTGCATTTCTGTTCTCAGG GCTTTTAACACAAGTCAGAACAACATGCTGATACTTCAAGAAAGCTGTGTGGACTCATCAGGTTCACTAGTAGTCTATTGTCCGGTCGATTTACCAGCTATCAACATAGCAATGAGCGGCGAAGACCCGTCCTACATTCCATTACTCCCGTCCGGTTTCACAATTACATCTGACGGAAACCAAAGCGACAACTCCACAATcaacaataataatagtaataatggtAATAATAATGGCGACGGAGCATCAACAAGCACAGTCACAAACATAGGAAATAATAGCGGAGGATCATTGATAACAGTTGCATTTCAAATAATGGTAAGCAGTTTACCATCTGCAAAACTTAACATGGAGTCTGTTGCAACTGTGAATGGACTTATTAGTGAGACAGTCCAACACATAAAAGCTGCTTTGAATTGCCCTAGTTCTTga